One part of the Verrucomicrobiota bacterium genome encodes these proteins:
- a CDS encoding type II secretion system protein, with translation MAAFTLIELLVVIAIIAILASLLLPALGRAKEMGRRIHCMNNTRNLGMATRLYVDDNDGFFPPRTRTNRWPTLLKPCYLDFRILICLNDFQDGRDFSTFSDIDTNSFPADAAPRSYIINGWNDYYRTTGSNVTSYKFGSLNIAMPETFIQEPSETVVFGEKDKSSGHFYMDFDMYDDIMQLDQNKHATNDKNSRTGGSNYIFADGSARFVKFGKTLAGPSNLWAVVGADRALGLATP, from the coding sequence GTGGCTGCCTTTACCCTGATTGAACTGCTGGTGGTAATCGCCATCATTGCCATTCTGGCAAGCCTGCTGTTGCCGGCGTTGGGGCGCGCCAAAGAAATGGGCCGGCGCATTCATTGCATGAACAATACCAGAAATCTGGGCATGGCGACGCGCCTTTATGTGGATGATAACGATGGCTTTTTTCCACCCCGCACCCGCACCAACCGCTGGCCGACCCTGCTGAAGCCCTGCTACCTGGATTTTAGGATTCTCATTTGCTTGAACGACTTCCAGGATGGACGGGATTTTAGCACATTCTCCGATATTGATACCAATTCCTTCCCGGCCGATGCCGCGCCACGCAGTTATATCATCAATGGCTGGAATGATTATTATCGCACCACGGGCAGTAATGTAACGAGTTATAAGTTCGGTTCGCTTAACATTGCCATGCCGGAAACTTTCATTCAGGAACCGTCGGAAACGGTGGTCTTTGGCGAAAAGGATAAAAGCTCCGGCCATTTCTATATGGATTTCGACATGTATGACGACATCATGCAGTTGGACCAAAACAAACACGCGACCAATGACAAAAACAGCCGCACTGGTGGTTCCAATTATATCTTCGCTGACGGTAGTGCCCGCTTTGTCAAGTTTGGAAAAACCTTGGCCGGTCCTTCCAATCTTTGGGCGGTCGTTGGCGCAGATCGCGCCTTGGGGCTTGCGACGCCTTAA
- a CDS encoding phosphopantetheine-binding protein: METLIEELKVKIIKALNLEGVKPADIKPNDPLFGVGLGLDSIDALEIVALLEQDYGILIQERAVADKAFASLQSLAEFVCANRK; the protein is encoded by the coding sequence ATGGAAACCCTGATTGAAGAGCTGAAGGTCAAGATCATCAAGGCGCTGAACCTGGAAGGGGTCAAGCCGGCGGATATCAAGCCCAACGACCCGCTATTTGGGGTCGGTCTGGGGTTGGATTCCATTGATGCGCTGGAAATCGTGGCCCTGCTCGAACAGGACTATGGCATTCTCATCCAGGAGCGTGCCGTGGCCGATAAAGCGTTCGCTTCCCTGCAATCACTCGCCGAATTCGTCTGCGCCAATCGCAAATAA